A window of Vigna unguiculata cultivar IT97K-499-35 chromosome 4, ASM411807v1, whole genome shotgun sequence contains these coding sequences:
- the LOC114181874 gene encoding probable endo-1,3(4)-beta-glucanase ARB_01444 — protein sequence MSHSRKHSPFLFPHADSSVVPDPSNFFSPNLLSNPLPTNSFFQNFTLKNGDQPEYIHPYLIKSSNFSLSLSYPSRFFNSSFTYQVFNPDLTISSSQKSHLSHFNHTISSHNDLSLTLDIPSSNLRFFLVRGSPFLTFSVTQPTPVSITTIHAILSFSSSDSLTKHTFHLNNGQTWILYASSPIRLSHGLSEITSDAFSGIIRISLLPDSDWKHEAVLDRFSSCYPVSGEAVFSRPFCVEYKWEKKGWGDLLMLAHPLHLQLLADGGCEDVNVLSDFKYGSIDGDLVGVVGDSWSLKTDPVSVTWHSIRGVREESRDEVVSALVNDVEGLNSSAITTNSSYFYGKLVARAARLALIAEEMCFLDVIPKVRKYLKETIEPWLEGTSSGNGFLYDRKWGGIVTKQGSTDAGADFGFGIYNDHHYHLGYFVYGIAVLAKIDPVWGRKYKPQAYSLMADFMTLSRRSNSNYTRLRCFDLYKLHSWAGGLTEFADGRNQESTSEAVNAYYSAALMGLAYGDTHLVATGSTLTALEIHAAQMWWHVRQGDNLYGEDYERENKVVGVLWANKRDSGLWFAPPEWKECRLGIQLLPLLPISEVLFSNVDFVKDLVEWTMPALNREGVGEGWKGFVYALQGIYDSEGALQRVRSLNGFDDGNSLTNLLWWIHSRSDEEEYGHGKHCWFGHYCH from the coding sequence ATGTCTCATTCTAGAAAACATTCTCCTTTTCTGTTTCCGCATGCTGATTCCTCTGTTGTTCCTGATCCCTCCAACTTCTTCTCCCCAAACCTTCTCTCAAATCCACTCCCCACCAACTCTTTCTTCCAAAACTTTACCCTGAAAAATGGTGATCAACCTGAGTATATTCACCCTTACCTCATCAAATCCTCAAACTTTTCTCTCTCCCTTTCATACCCATCTCGCTTCTTTAACTCCTCCTTCACTTACCAGGTCTTCAACCCTGATCTCACCATTTCTTCCTCTCAAAAATCCCACCTTTCCCATTTCAACCACACCATCTCTTCCCACAATGATCTCAGTCTCACTTTGGACATCCCTTCTTCCAATTTGAGGTTTTTCCTTGTTAGGGGTAGCCCCTTTTTGACATTCTCTGTCACTCAACCGACCCCTGTTTCGATCACCACTATCCACGCCATTCTCTCCTTTTCCTCAAGTGATTCCCTAACCAAGCACACTTTTCACCTCAACAATGGCCAGACCTGGATTTTGTATGCTTCTTCGCCGATTAGGTTGAGTCATGGGCTTTCTGAGATCACTTCTGATGCGTTTTCTGGCATAATTAGGATTTCCCTGTTGCCTGATTCTGATTGGAAGCATGAGGCTGTGCTTGACAGGTTCAGTTCCTGTTACCCTGTGAGTGGTGAGGCTGTGTTTTCCAGGCCATTTTGTGTGGAGTATAAGTGGGAGAAGAAAGGGTGGGGCGATTTGTTGATGTTGGCACACCCTCTCCATCTTCAGCTTTTGGCTGATGGTGGTTGTGAAGATGTTAATGTTTTGAGTGATTTTAAATATGGGAGCATTGATGGAGACCTTGTTGGTGTTGTTGGTGACTCATGGAGTTTGAAAACTGATCCTGTTTCGGTGACTTGGCACTCTATCAGGGGTGTGAGAGAAGAATCCCGGGATGAGGTTGTTTCCGCGCTTGTGAATGATGTTGAGGGGCTGAATTCATCTGCAATAACGACGAACTCGTCGTACTTTTACGGGAAACTGGTTGCAAGGGCTGCAAGGTTGGCTTTGATAGCTGAAGAGATGTGTTTTCTTGATGTGATTCCTAAGGTTAGGAAGTATTTGAAGGAAACCATTGAGCCGTGGCTGGAGGGGACTTCCAGTGGGAATGGATTTCTGTATGATAGGAAATGGGGTGGCATTGTTACCAAACAAGGGTCCACTGATGCTGGTGCTGATTTTGGGTTTGGAATTTACAATGATCACCATTATCATTTGGGATACTTCGTTTATGGAATTGCAGTGCTTGCAAAGATTGATCCAGTATGGGGTAGGAAGTATAAGCCTCAAGCCTATTCTCTCATGGCAGATTTTATGACATTGAGCAGAAGATCAAACTCTAACTACACAAGACTAAGGTGTTTTGACCTTTATAAATTACACTCATGGGCTGGAGGGTTAACTGAGTTTGCAGATGGAAGAAATCAGGAGAGTACCAGTGAAGCTGTTAATGCATACTATTCTGCTGCATTGATGGGTCTGGCTTATGGTGACACACACCTTGTTGCAACTGGATCAACTCTCACAGCATTGGAGATTCATGCAGCTCAAATGTGGTGGCATGTGAGACAGGGAGATAATCTCTATGGTGAAGATTATGAGAGGGAAAACAAGGTTGTTGGTGTTCTGTGGGCTAACAAGAGGGACAGTGGACTATGGTTTGCTCCTCCTGAATGGAAAGAATGTCGGCTTGGGATTCAGTTGTTACCATTACTTCCCATTTCTGAAGTGTTGTTTTCCAATGTTGATTTTGTGAAGGATCTTGTGGAGTGGACAATGCCAGCTTTGAACAGGGAAGGTGTTGGAGAAGGATGGAAGGGGTTTGTTTATGCACTGCAGGGAATTTATGACAGTGAAGGTGCATTGCAGAGGGTAAGAAGCTtaaatggttttgatgatgGAAACTCATTGACTAATCTCTTGTGGTGGATTCACAGCAGAAGTGATGAAGAGGAATATGGTCATGGAAAACACTGCTGGTTTGGTCATTACTGCCACTAG